Proteins from one Chloroflexota bacterium genomic window:
- a CDS encoding sigma-70 family RNA polymerase sigma factor, with product MSDPDPSRPATRTGPLAEEAAVVAAAARGDRSAFTQLMEHYQGACYGLAWRLLGDPDLAADATQDAFIHAYDHIRAYRGGVFRSWLLRITANASYDILRRSQRRPTTALPEPAEGEADIADPRAVNPVAESARAELYRALDGALRQLPEDQRVAVVLCDVYGMDYHEVAESIQAPIGTVKSRIHRGRLRLRVLLADQRELFEG from the coding sequence ATGTCGGATCCCGACCCGAGTCGCCCGGCCACGCGGACCGGCCCGTTGGCCGAGGAGGCCGCGGTGGTGGCTGCCGCCGCGCGGGGTGATCGGTCCGCCTTCACGCAGCTGATGGAGCACTACCAGGGCGCCTGTTACGGCCTTGCCTGGCGCCTCCTCGGCGACCCGGACCTCGCCGCGGATGCAACCCAGGACGCGTTCATCCACGCCTACGACCACATCCGTGCCTACCGGGGAGGGGTCTTCCGGTCATGGCTGCTGCGGATCACGGCCAATGCCTCGTACGACATCCTGCGCCGGTCGCAGCGGCGCCCGACGACCGCGCTCCCGGAGCCGGCGGAGGGCGAGGCGGATATCGCCGATCCGCGGGCCGTGAACCCGGTCGCGGAATCGGCCCGCGCAGAGCTCTACCGCGCCCTCGACGGGGCGCTCCGCCAGCTGCCCGAGGACCAGCGGGTTGCGGTCGTGCTGTGCGACGTCTACGGGATGGACTATCACGAGGTGGCCGAGTCCATCCAGGCACCCATCGGAACGGTGAAGTCGCGGATCCACCGCGGGCGCCTGCGTCTGCGCGTGCTGCTGGCCGACCAGCGGGAACTGTTCGAGGGTTGA